A portion of the Halalkalicoccus tibetensis genome contains these proteins:
- a CDS encoding extracellular solute-binding protein, translating to MTRRDTARRGSAAEDGFDQEPASSGSEPDPDDYSRRGFMETAGTMAAAGASAGLAGCIGGDDNQGTGEGDFVWWTMRGYIPEETQAIQETAEGFEDWADEEVNVTTNVVTWDQVFEEWTAALQGQSAPNVSEMANAHAVDYGSAGAVQPNTELFEQYDDWYEVPSYWGDYDGEFWGFPWFMEIRSFYSNMALLEEAGHDSPPETWEELIEMAMDVEDDTGETGFVSGGAQDTGTGQVVYGITAQSGGDFFGRDGDEWSVEMDSPTSLFAHLWMASFQEEWDIAPGGWSGMDSTDAEQLYREGNAAFMINSGDAANEMINEDEDIADATELSLIPEGPMGTNTAFMGGSCLSAFESDYTQHDVDDDISMSFIEYMTEPETMEEYFPEAAPNFLPVREAQEEIPPFTENSTEIPDEWIDSRLEQAEDVAAYGITGLEQNTPFLGDVEGATDGFSVAISAILGGGEDPRDSVVDQANRVREGVSDAVDYELEENTDLPDLDDAPDELQAWIQGDGVPQIWNP from the coding sequence ATGACACGTAGAGACACGGCAAGGAGAGGCTCGGCTGCGGAGGACGGATTCGATCAGGAGCCGGCGTCTTCGGGTTCCGAGCCCGATCCCGACGACTACTCGCGGCGGGGGTTCATGGAGACGGCGGGGACGATGGCCGCCGCGGGTGCCAGCGCCGGGCTGGCGGGCTGTATCGGCGGAGACGACAACCAGGGAACCGGCGAGGGCGACTTCGTCTGGTGGACGATGCGAGGCTACATTCCCGAGGAGACGCAGGCGATCCAGGAGACCGCCGAAGGCTTCGAGGACTGGGCCGACGAGGAGGTCAACGTCACCACCAACGTCGTCACCTGGGACCAGGTCTTCGAGGAGTGGACGGCCGCCCTCCAAGGCCAGAGCGCACCCAACGTCAGTGAGATGGCGAACGCACATGCGGTCGATTATGGTTCCGCTGGCGCTGTACAGCCGAACACGGAGCTGTTCGAGCAGTACGACGACTGGTACGAGGTCCCCTCCTACTGGGGCGATTACGACGGTGAGTTCTGGGGCTTCCCGTGGTTCATGGAGATCCGAAGCTTCTACTCGAACATGGCTCTCCTCGAGGAGGCCGGCCACGACAGTCCGCCCGAGACCTGGGAGGAGCTGATCGAGATGGCGATGGACGTCGAGGACGACACTGGAGAGACCGGTTTCGTCTCCGGTGGGGCACAGGACACCGGAACCGGGCAGGTGGTCTACGGTATAACCGCCCAGTCCGGTGGTGACTTCTTCGGTCGCGATGGAGACGAGTGGTCGGTCGAGATGGACTCACCGACGTCGCTGTTCGCGCATCTCTGGATGGCGAGCTTCCAGGAGGAGTGGGACATCGCCCCGGGTGGGTGGTCGGGTATGGACAGTACCGACGCCGAACAACTCTATCGCGAGGGCAACGCCGCCTTCATGATCAACTCCGGTGACGCGGCAAACGAGATGATCAACGAAGACGAGGACATCGCCGACGCAACCGAACTCTCGCTGATCCCGGAGGGTCCCATGGGAACGAACACCGCCTTCATGGGCGGGAGCTGTCTCTCGGCGTTCGAATCCGACTACACGCAACACGACGTCGACGACGACATCTCGATGTCGTTCATCGAGTACATGACCGAGCCCGAGACGATGGAGGAGTATTTCCCGGAAGCGGCGCCGAACTTCCTCCCCGTGCGCGAGGCCCAGGAGGAGATCCCGCCGTTTACCGAGAACTCCACCGAGATCCCCGACGAATGGATCGACTCCCGGCTCGAACAGGCCGAGGACGTCGCCGCCTACGGGATCACCGGCCTCGAGCAGAACACACCGTTCCTCGGCGACGTCGAGGGCGCAACGGACGGGTTTTCGGTCGCTATCTCGGCTATCCTCGGTGGGGGTGAGGACCCCCGTGATTCCGTGGTCGATCAGGCGAACCGGGTCCGCGAAGGCGTCAGCGATGCGGTGGATTACGAACTCGAGGAGAACACGGACCTGCCGGACCTCGACGACGCGCCCGACGAGCTTCAAGCCTGGATTCAGGGCGACGGAGTACCCCAGATCTGGAACCCATAG